A region from the Mycolicibacterium phlei genome encodes:
- a CDS encoding ZIP family metal transporter, with the protein MPTALLWGAVAASSLIVGAVAGVVRDWHPRLIGLVLGFGAGALVASISFELAEEGFQVGGALPVAAGLAVGGLLFYLADLGVIRLGGRGGQAGLPLALGALLDGIPEQAVLGIGVASAGAVSISLLVAIFVSNLPEAIGSADDLKRAGRPASHILAGWSAVAAMCVAATAAGYLLQAFAGNEFQGGIDGFAAGALLVMLVTSMIPESTEKAGRQAGLAAVLGFAVAAGLSLSR; encoded by the coding sequence GTGCCCACCGCGCTGCTGTGGGGCGCTGTCGCGGCGTCGTCGCTGATCGTCGGGGCGGTCGCAGGAGTCGTCCGCGACTGGCACCCGCGGCTGATCGGGCTGGTTCTCGGGTTCGGTGCCGGCGCCCTGGTGGCCAGCATCTCTTTCGAGTTGGCTGAAGAGGGTTTTCAGGTCGGCGGCGCACTTCCCGTCGCGGCCGGTCTGGCCGTCGGCGGACTGCTGTTCTACCTCGCTGACCTCGGTGTGATCCGGCTGGGCGGCCGCGGCGGACAGGCCGGCCTGCCGCTGGCGCTGGGCGCGCTGCTCGACGGTATCCCCGAGCAGGCGGTGCTGGGGATCGGGGTCGCGAGCGCTGGAGCGGTGAGCATTTCACTGCTGGTCGCGATCTTCGTCTCCAACCTGCCCGAGGCGATCGGATCCGCCGACGACCTCAAGCGTGCCGGCCGGCCCGCATCCCACATCCTGGCGGGATGGTCCGCCGTCGCCGCGATGTGTGTGGCGGCCACCGCGGCGGGATACCTGCTCCAGGCGTTCGCGGGAAATGAATTCCAGGGCGGCATCGACGGTTTCGCGGCAGGCGCACTGCTCGTCATGCTGGTGACGTCGATGATTCCCGAGTCCACGGAGAAAGCGGGGCGTCAGGCGGGCCTCGCCGCGGTGCTCGGGTTCGCCGTAGCGGCCGGCCTGTCCCTGAGCCGGTGA
- a CDS encoding nitroreductase family deazaflavin-dependent oxidoreductase yields the protein MRVPRRVAEFNRRVTNPLARSITPWLPFLGTLEHVGRKSGRHYLTPLLVFPTRDGFAILIGYGPETDWLRNVQAAGAAVLHKRGKALALSNPQVVSKAEAEALVTASARPFYRLFPYDEATLLLTRD from the coding sequence ATGCGAGTGCCGAGGCGAGTCGCAGAGTTCAACCGCCGGGTCACCAACCCGCTGGCCCGCTCGATCACGCCGTGGCTGCCGTTCCTGGGCACGCTGGAACATGTCGGGCGCAAGTCGGGTAGGCACTACCTGACGCCGCTTCTGGTGTTCCCGACGCGGGACGGCTTCGCGATCCTCATCGGATACGGGCCGGAGACCGACTGGCTGCGCAACGTGCAGGCCGCCGGGGCCGCGGTGCTGCATAAGCGCGGCAAAGCGCTCGCGCTGTCGAATCCGCAGGTGGTGAGCAAGGCCGAGGCCGAGGCTCTCGTCACGGCCTCGGCCAGGCCGTTCTACCGACTGTTTCCCTACGACGAGGCGACGTTGCTGCTCACACGCGACTGA
- a CDS encoding SDR family oxidoreductase, translating into MWGYGTHRDHRGHGKVALHLAAVLTERGDEVTSVFRNPDHADDVRATGATPVVADIEQLDTDALATIVAGHDAVVFSAGAGGGNPARTYAVDRDAAIRVIDAAGQAGVPRFIMVSYFGAGPDHGVPEDNSFFPYAEAKAAADAHLRASALRWTILGPGRLTLEPATGRIALGPEAAKGEVTRQDVALVAAACLADDSTIGRTIEFNNGDVPIAEAIKG; encoded by the coding sequence CTGTGGGGATATGGCACGCATCGTGATCATCGGGGGCACGGAAAGGTCGCCCTCCACCTGGCCGCAGTCCTCACCGAGCGCGGCGACGAGGTCACCTCCGTGTTCCGAAACCCCGACCATGCCGACGACGTGCGGGCGACGGGCGCCACCCCCGTGGTGGCCGACATCGAGCAGCTGGACACCGATGCGCTGGCGACGATCGTGGCCGGCCACGACGCGGTGGTGTTCTCCGCCGGCGCCGGTGGCGGCAACCCGGCCCGCACCTACGCGGTGGACCGCGACGCGGCGATCCGGGTCATCGACGCCGCCGGTCAGGCCGGTGTGCCACGGTTCATCATGGTCTCCTACTTCGGGGCAGGGCCGGATCACGGTGTGCCGGAGGACAACTCGTTCTTCCCGTACGCCGAGGCCAAAGCGGCAGCCGACGCACACCTGCGGGCCAGCGCCCTGCGCTGGACGATCCTCGGCCCCGGCCGGCTGACGCTGGAACCGGCGACCGGCCGCATCGCGCTCGGCCCGGAAGCCGCCAAAGGGGAGGTGACCCGCCAGGATGTGGCGCTGGTCGCCGCCGCCTGCCTGGCCGACGACAGCACCATCGGCCGCACGATCGAATTCAACAACGGCGACGTGCCGATCGCCGAGGCCATCAAGGGCTGA
- a CDS encoding IS3 family transposase (programmed frameshift), which yields MPKEQSPGKPTTRRYSAEEKAAAVRMVRTLRAELGTEQGTVQRVARQLGYGVESVRTWVRQVDIDEGLAPGVTTSESKKVKELEQEIRELKRANEILKRAAKFLRGGARPPTQEIVDFIDDNRGEFGVEPICTVLRSAGLQVALSTYYDAKARVPSARALRDAVLGPALCQLWKDNYCVYGARKLWKTARRDGHDVGRDQVARLMRAAGIEGVRRGKRVRTTKADPAAARHPDLVHRNFAAAAPNQLWVTDLTFVPTWAGVAYVCFIIDAHSRMIVGWRVASHMRTSMVLDALEMARWSRGTTLQDLICHSDAGSQFTSIRYGERLAEIGAVPSIGTVGDSFDNALAETVNGYYKAELIYGPARSGPWKTVEDVELATLSWVHWHNTSRLHSYLGDIPPTEFEAAFYDAYRTDQPLIGIQ from the exons ATGCCGAAGGAACAGTCGCCCGGGAAGCCGACGACACGTCGATACAGTGCCGAGGAGAAGGCCGCCGCGGTGCGGATGGTCCGCACCTTGCGCGCGGAGCTGGGCACCGAGCAGGGCACAGTGCAGCGGGTCGCTCGCCAGCTCGGCTACGGAGTGGAATCGGTGCGCACCTGGGTCCGTCAGGTCGACATCGACGAAGGCCTGGCTCCTGGGGTGACGACCTCGGAGTCGAAGAAGGTGAAGGAACTCGAACAGGAGATCCGAGAACTCAAGCGTGCCAACGAGATTCTGAAGCGAGCGGCAA AGTTTCTTCGGGGCGGAGCTCGACCGCCAACACAAGAAATAGTCGATTTCATCGACGACAATCGCGGGGAGTTCGGGGTCGAGCCCATCTGCACGGTCCTGCGCAGCGCAGGCTTGCAGGTGGCCCTGAGCACCTACTACGACGCCAAAGCCCGGGTCCCATCGGCGCGGGCCCTGCGCGACGCCGTCCTCGGGCCGGCGTTGTGCCAGCTCTGGAAAGACAACTACTGCGTCTATGGGGCCCGCAAACTCTGGAAAACGGCTCGTCGCGATGGTCATGACGTCGGTCGCGATCAGGTGGCCCGGCTGATGCGGGCCGCAGGCATTGAGGGGGTCCGGCGCGGCAAACGGGTGCGGACCACCAAAGCTGACCCAGCCGCGGCGCGGCACCCGGACTTGGTGCACCGCAACTTCGCCGCGGCTGCCCCGAACCAACTCTGGGTGACCGACCTGACATTCGTGCCGACCTGGGCCGGGGTGGCCTACGTGTGCTTCATCATTGACGCACACTCGCGGATGATCGTGGGGTGGCGGGTGGCTTCGCACATGCGGACCTCGATGGTTCTCGACGCGTTGGAGATGGCGCGTTGGTCACGCGGAACTACATTGCAGGACTTGATATGTCACTCAGATGCCGGGTCGCAATTCACGTCCATTCGCTACGGCGAGCGGCTCGCTGAGATCGGCGCAGTCCCGTCAATTGGGACCGTTGGAGATAGTTTCGATAACGCTCTCGCGGAGACAGTCAACGGTTACTACAAGGCCGAGCTGATCTACGGGCCGGCTCGAAGCGGACCGTGGAAGACCGTCGAGGACGTAGAACTCGCCACCCTCAGTTGGGTCCACTGGCACAACACCAGCCGCCTGCACAGCTACCTCGGCGACATCCCACCCACGGAGTTCGAAGCCGCGTTCTACGATGCATACCGGACCGACCAACCCTTGATCGGAATCCAATAG
- a CDS encoding alpha/beta fold hydrolase has protein sequence MPAGPPTIDGARRSYIDARGVHFHVTEAGSPDGRPVVALHGWPQHHWVYRDLLADPPEGLRIIAPDLPGYGWSGPPPHRWAKDDVAADVLALMDAMGLERVLLIGHDWGAFVGYRMILTAPERFDGFLALNMAHPWVPPTVLLPHMWRFWYQVPMATIGGWLQRRTKFVRRVFHRASALDGRTAWVYASRFRDPVVARAARDTYRTFLVRELAAGGRTPAPRATVPIRCVFGVGDTALHPSLASAETARADDYTVELVEASHFIVDERPDKVRAALIALAEETR, from the coding sequence ATGCCAGCTGGACCCCCGACGATAGACGGCGCGCGGCGTTCCTACATCGACGCGCGCGGAGTGCATTTCCATGTGACCGAGGCGGGTTCGCCAGACGGGCGACCCGTTGTCGCGTTGCACGGCTGGCCGCAGCATCACTGGGTGTACCGGGATCTACTCGCCGATCCGCCGGAGGGGCTGCGCATCATCGCACCGGACCTGCCGGGGTACGGGTGGTCGGGTCCGCCGCCGCACCGCTGGGCCAAGGACGACGTCGCCGCCGACGTGCTGGCACTGATGGACGCGATGGGCCTCGAACGGGTTCTCTTGATCGGTCACGATTGGGGCGCATTCGTCGGCTACCGGATGATCCTGACCGCGCCGGAGCGGTTCGACGGATTTCTGGCGTTGAACATGGCGCATCCGTGGGTGCCGCCCACAGTGCTGCTGCCACACATGTGGCGGTTCTGGTACCAGGTGCCGATGGCGACGATCGGCGGGTGGCTGCAGCGACGGACGAAGTTCGTGCGGCGGGTGTTTCACCGGGCGTCGGCGCTGGACGGTCGGACGGCGTGGGTGTACGCGTCGCGGTTCCGGGATCCGGTGGTGGCGCGGGCGGCCCGGGACACCTACCGGACGTTCCTGGTCCGGGAGCTGGCCGCCGGCGGTCGTACGCCGGCGCCACGGGCCACGGTGCCGATCCGCTGCGTGTTCGGCGTCGGCGACACCGCCCTGCATCCGTCGCTCGCGTCCGCCGAGACCGCGCGGGCCGACGACTACACCGTGGAGCTGGTGGAGGCCAGTCACTTCATCGTCGACGAGCGCCCGGACAAGGTGCGTGCGGCGCTGATCGCGCTGGCGGAGGAGACACGGTAG
- a CDS encoding nitrate/nitrite transporter, with protein MTTAAAPDTDSRRGINLALATWVSAINFWAWNMIGPLSTTYASDLRLSSTDASILVATPILVGAVGRVPIGALTDRYGGRVMFIAISLASIPPVLAVGAAGAAGSYPMLVVFGFFLGIAGTIFAVGIPFANNWYEPARRGFATGVFGMGMVGTALSAFFTPRLVNSFGLLTTHILIALALAATAALCIAVMRDSPAFTANTDPVVPKLKAAARLGVTWEMSLLYAIVFGGFVAFSNYLPTYIKTIYGFSPVDAGARTAGFALAAVLARPVGGALSDRIPPKYVVLTSFAGTAVTAFVAVFQPPPDVWSAATFIALAVFLGIGTGGVFAWVARRSPAQSVGSVTGIVAAAGGLGGYFPPLVMGATYNADQNHYTVGLLLLVATAVIAFVYVAVKLHAHEPRQKAPT; from the coding sequence GTGACTACGGCGGCTGCGCCGGACACCGATTCCCGACGCGGAATCAACCTCGCACTGGCCACCTGGGTCAGTGCCATCAACTTCTGGGCCTGGAACATGATCGGCCCGCTGTCCACCACCTACGCCTCCGACCTGCGGCTGAGCAGTACCGACGCGTCGATCCTGGTGGCCACCCCGATTCTGGTCGGCGCCGTCGGCCGGGTCCCGATCGGCGCGCTGACCGACCGTTACGGCGGGCGCGTCATGTTCATCGCGATCTCGCTGGCCTCGATCCCCCCTGTGCTGGCCGTCGGCGCAGCGGGCGCGGCGGGCTCCTACCCGATGCTGGTGGTGTTCGGGTTCTTCCTCGGCATCGCAGGCACCATCTTCGCCGTCGGGATCCCGTTCGCCAACAACTGGTATGAACCGGCCCGTCGCGGCTTCGCCACCGGCGTGTTCGGCATGGGCATGGTGGGCACCGCGCTGTCGGCGTTCTTCACGCCGCGGCTGGTGAACTCGTTCGGGCTGCTCACCACCCACATACTCATCGCGCTGGCGCTCGCGGCCACGGCGGCGCTGTGCATCGCCGTCATGCGGGACTCGCCCGCCTTCACAGCCAACACCGACCCGGTGGTGCCGAAGCTCAAGGCGGCGGCCAGGCTCGGTGTGACCTGGGAGATGTCGCTGCTGTACGCGATCGTGTTCGGCGGCTTCGTCGCGTTCAGCAACTACCTGCCCACCTACATCAAGACCATCTACGGGTTCTCGCCCGTCGACGCCGGTGCGCGCACCGCGGGGTTCGCGCTCGCGGCGGTGCTGGCACGCCCGGTCGGCGGTGCACTGTCGGACCGGATCCCCCCGAAGTACGTGGTGCTCACGTCGTTCGCCGGTACCGCCGTCACCGCGTTCGTCGCGGTGTTCCAGCCGCCGCCCGACGTGTGGTCGGCGGCGACGTTCATCGCGCTGGCGGTGTTCCTCGGCATCGGCACCGGCGGGGTGTTCGCCTGGGTGGCGCGCCGCAGCCCCGCCCAGTCGGTGGGGTCGGTCACCGGAATCGTGGCCGCCGCAGGCGGTTTGGGCGGCTACTTCCCGCCTCTGGTGATGGGTGCGACGTACAACGCCGACCAGAACCACTACACCGTGGGACTGTTGCTGCTGGTCGCGACCGCGGTGATCGCGTTCGTCTACGTGGCGGTGAAACTGCACGCCCACGAACCCCGGCAGAAGGCACCGACATGA
- a CDS encoding IS3 family transposase: protein MIEAEKATYAITRMCELLEVSRSGFYKWRTTQAAGPSPAARRRAELDRKVAAFHKASDRVYGAPRILADLREDGETVSRKTVAASLRRQGLAGISPRTFAPATTLVDLDDMMPKDLVKRCFDAGRLDVVWTSDITYLRTGEGWLYLCAVRDGCSRRVIGWAIDEHLHTDLVEAAVAMAVTMRGTLAEKVVLHADRGCQYTSAQMARFAHAHNLARSVGRTGVCWDNAQQESFWGTLKVEFYDRYLWRTKAAAKLAVGDWIERVYNRRRRHSAIGMISPVQFENRITQTAQAA, encoded by the coding sequence CTGATCGAAGCGGAGAAGGCCACTTACGCGATCACCCGGATGTGCGAGCTGCTGGAAGTCTCTCGCTCGGGGTTCTACAAGTGGCGCACGACCCAGGCGGCGGGACCGTCGCCGGCGGCTCGCCGGCGTGCCGAACTCGATAGGAAGGTCGCGGCGTTCCACAAGGCCTCTGACCGGGTGTACGGGGCCCCGCGGATCCTGGCCGACCTGCGTGAGGACGGCGAGACGGTGTCACGCAAAACGGTGGCAGCCTCGCTGCGCCGCCAGGGTCTGGCCGGGATCAGCCCACGCACGTTCGCCCCCGCGACCACGCTCGTCGACCTCGACGACATGATGCCCAAGGACCTGGTGAAACGATGTTTCGATGCTGGGCGCCTAGATGTGGTGTGGACTTCGGACATCACCTATCTGCGCACCGGTGAGGGCTGGCTGTATCTGTGTGCGGTCCGCGACGGATGCAGCCGGCGGGTGATCGGCTGGGCCATTGATGAGCACCTGCACACCGACCTCGTCGAAGCTGCGGTGGCGATGGCGGTGACAATGCGAGGAACGCTCGCCGAAAAGGTGGTCTTGCACGCTGACCGCGGCTGTCAGTACACCTCCGCGCAGATGGCCCGGTTCGCCCACGCCCACAACCTGGCCCGATCAGTGGGCCGCACCGGGGTGTGCTGGGACAATGCCCAGCAGGAATCATTCTGGGGCACATTGAAAGTCGAGTTCTATGACCGTTACTTGTGGCGCACCAAGGCGGCCGCTAAGCTCGCCGTCGGCGACTGGATCGAACGGGTCTACAACCGCCGCCGGCGCCACTCAGCGATCGGCATGATCAGCCCGGTTCAGTTCGAGAACCGGATCACTCAGACGGCACAAGCCGCCTGA
- a CDS encoding propionyl-CoA synthetase — protein sequence MTGYRAVFESSIKDPATFWAEAARAVTWTREPTKILDDSNPPFYRWFPDGELNTCANALDRHVEGGRADQAALIYDSPVTDTKRTYTYRELLDATARFAGGLRKLGVEKGDRVVIYMPMIPEALVAMLACARLGAVHSVVFGGFAAHELAARIDDAQPKVIVSASCGIEPSRTVAYKPMLDAALEMSEHPPHTCVIKQRDHERCDLIEGRDLDWDEVASADPVDPVPVAATDPLYVLYTSGTTGKPKGIVRDNGGYAVALLWSLRNIYDIHPGDVFWTASDVGWVVGHSYIVYAPLLLGATTVMYEGKPVGTPDPGAFWRVASETGAKALFTAPTAVRAIRKEDPDGEHIRRYDLSKLKYLFQAGERLDPDTYEWATAKLGIPVVDHWWQTETGWAIAANPMGLDPMPIKAGSPTVPMPGYDVRILRPDGTECDPGEEGAICIRLPLPPGTLPTLWGDDDRYVSSYLEEYPGYYLTGDGGYLDEDGYLFVMGRIDDVINVAGHRFSTGAIEAVLATHPAVAECAVIGVNDEIKGQVPRGFVVLKAGAKATGLADELVALVRENIGAVACFKLVDVVPALPKTRSGKILRKTMRGIAHGKDEPVPSTIEDASVLDKLRPILGRTDS from the coding sequence ATGACCGGATACCGCGCCGTCTTCGAGTCCAGTATCAAAGACCCAGCAACCTTCTGGGCCGAGGCCGCACGCGCGGTGACGTGGACGCGGGAACCCACCAAGATCCTCGACGACTCGAACCCGCCGTTCTACCGCTGGTTTCCCGACGGCGAACTCAACACCTGCGCCAACGCGCTGGACCGTCACGTCGAGGGCGGTCGCGCCGACCAGGCCGCGCTGATCTACGACTCCCCGGTCACCGACACCAAGCGCACCTACACCTACCGCGAATTGCTCGATGCCACAGCCCGTTTCGCCGGTGGGCTGCGCAAGCTGGGCGTCGAGAAGGGCGACCGGGTCGTCATCTACATGCCGATGATCCCCGAGGCGCTCGTCGCGATGCTGGCCTGCGCGCGGCTCGGCGCGGTGCATTCGGTGGTGTTCGGCGGCTTCGCGGCCCACGAACTCGCCGCCCGCATCGACGACGCCCAGCCGAAGGTGATCGTCTCCGCCTCCTGCGGCATCGAACCCAGCCGCACCGTCGCCTACAAGCCGATGCTCGACGCGGCGCTGGAGATGTCCGAACATCCCCCGCACACTTGCGTTATCAAGCAGCGCGACCATGAGCGCTGCGATCTGATCGAGGGCCGCGACCTGGACTGGGACGAGGTCGCCTCGGCCGACCCTGTCGACCCGGTGCCCGTCGCCGCGACCGATCCGCTCTACGTCCTCTACACCTCCGGCACCACCGGCAAGCCCAAGGGCATCGTCCGTGACAACGGCGGCTACGCGGTGGCGCTGCTGTGGAGCCTGCGCAACATCTACGACATCCATCCCGGCGACGTCTTCTGGACCGCGTCCGACGTCGGCTGGGTGGTCGGCCACTCCTACATCGTCTATGCCCCACTGCTTCTGGGCGCCACCACGGTCATGTACGAGGGCAAGCCGGTCGGCACCCCCGACCCGGGCGCCTTCTGGCGAGTGGCCTCCGAGACCGGTGCCAAGGCCCTGTTCACGGCGCCGACGGCGGTGCGCGCGATCCGCAAGGAGGATCCCGACGGCGAGCACATCCGCCGCTACGACCTGTCCAAGCTGAAGTACCTGTTCCAGGCCGGCGAGCGCCTCGACCCCGACACCTACGAGTGGGCGACCGCGAAGCTCGGCATCCCGGTCGTCGACCACTGGTGGCAGACCGAGACCGGCTGGGCGATCGCCGCCAACCCGATGGGCCTGGACCCGATGCCGATCAAGGCGGGGTCGCCGACGGTGCCGATGCCCGGCTACGACGTGCGCATCCTGCGGCCCGACGGCACCGAGTGCGACCCCGGCGAAGAGGGCGCGATCTGCATCAGGCTGCCGCTGCCGCCGGGCACCCTGCCGACGCTGTGGGGTGACGACGACCGGTACGTCTCGTCGTATCTGGAGGAGTACCCCGGCTACTACCTGACCGGCGACGGCGGCTACCTCGACGAGGACGGCTACCTGTTCGTGATGGGCCGCATCGACGACGTCATCAACGTCGCAGGCCACCGGTTCTCCACCGGCGCCATCGAGGCGGTGCTGGCCACCCACCCGGCGGTCGCCGAGTGCGCGGTCATCGGCGTCAACGACGAGATCAAGGGCCAGGTGCCGCGGGGGTTCGTGGTGCTCAAGGCGGGCGCCAAGGCCACGGGTCTGGCCGACGAGCTCGTCGCGCTGGTGCGTGAGAACATCGGCGCCGTAGCGTGTTTCAAGCTCGTCGACGTCGTGCCCGCGCTGCCCAAGACACGATCCGGCAAGATCCTGCGCAAGACCATGCGGGGTATCGCGCACGGCAAGGACGAGCCGGTGCCCTCGACCATCGAGGATGCCTCGGTGCTCGACAAGCTGCGGCCGATTCTCGGACGCACCGACAGCTAG
- a CDS encoding DUF4383 domain-containing protein, with the protein MARPKIMAVQGAAVIAGAALIVLGVVGFIVAAPPVYSVTHILVGVLGLLLARTYAWARSYLLFGGAVYFALWTHAMVTARVWDWLLMGLGVTLVLLAVTLAGQRDPTKRHRRGRRIRA; encoded by the coding sequence ATGGCCAGACCGAAGATCATGGCGGTTCAGGGGGCGGCGGTGATCGCCGGTGCCGCCCTGATAGTTCTCGGCGTCGTCGGCTTCATCGTCGCGGCCCCACCGGTGTACAGCGTCACCCACATCCTGGTCGGCGTGCTCGGCCTGCTGCTGGCGCGCACGTACGCGTGGGCGCGGTCCTACCTGCTGTTCGGCGGCGCCGTGTACTTCGCGCTGTGGACCCACGCGATGGTCACCGCGCGGGTCTGGGACTGGCTGCTGATGGGCCTGGGGGTGACCCTGGTCCTGCTGGCGGTGACACTGGCCGGCCAGCGCGATCCGACCAAGCGGCACCGGCGGGGCCGCAGGATTCGCGCCTAG
- a CDS encoding HNH endonuclease signature motif containing protein, whose translation MLVERAAITGEVLAPVWQRAAALVARGVLGAGHVAVLHRFFDHQCPRSVPFDVREEAEKQLAELGATLNPSQLGKAAERLGQYLDQDGEFSEPVEQKCWLRLGRQRSDGTSTISGVISARMRVFLEAGLAIYDRLHANQPDAVEPIPAPGPDRAPQPADREPAPELDLDPEPEPEPEPSVEVVDTRSAGQRRHDAVMAMLRDLLALRPRGVVNGFPATVVVTATLQDLTAGAGVAVSAGGTVLPMGELIAMAAQAHPYLAVFDKHTNEPLYLGRARRCASTSQRLMLFAMERGCTKPGCTVPAYYTQVHHAVADWAADGQTDITDLTLACGPDNRIVGPGGYRTRKRKDGRTEWLPPPQLDTGQARVNNYHHPERYLIPDEHTDTDGDGDDCCNPPGDNDRDAG comes from the coding sequence GTGTTGGTGGAGCGGGCGGCGATCACTGGTGAGGTGTTGGCGCCGGTGTGGCAGCGTGCCGCGGCGTTGGTGGCTCGTGGGGTGTTGGGTGCGGGTCATGTCGCGGTGTTGCACCGGTTTTTCGATCATCAGTGTCCGCGTTCGGTGCCGTTCGATGTGCGTGAGGAGGCCGAAAAGCAGCTCGCCGAACTGGGTGCGACCTTGAATCCCAGTCAGTTGGGTAAGGCTGCTGAGCGGTTGGGTCAGTATCTGGATCAGGATGGGGAGTTCAGCGAGCCGGTTGAGCAGAAGTGCTGGTTGCGGTTGGGTCGGCAGCGCAGTGATGGCACCAGCACGATCAGCGGGGTGATCAGTGCCCGGATGCGGGTGTTTCTGGAGGCCGGGCTGGCGATCTATGACCGGTTGCACGCCAACCAGCCCGACGCCGTGGAGCCGATCCCGGCCCCGGGCCCTGATCGGGCACCGCAGCCCGCTGATCGTGAACCTGCCCCCGAGCTGGACCTCGACCCCGAGCCTGAGCCGGAACCCGAACCGTCGGTTGAGGTGGTGGATACCCGCAGTGCGGGGCAGCGGCGTCATGATGCGGTGATGGCGATGCTGCGTGATTTGTTGGCGTTGCGTCCGCGTGGGGTGGTCAACGGGTTTCCGGCCACGGTGGTGGTTACCGCGACGTTGCAGGATCTGACCGCTGGGGCGGGGGTGGCGGTCAGTGCGGGTGGGACGGTGCTGCCGATGGGGGAGTTGATCGCGATGGCCGCGCAGGCGCACCCGTACTTAGCGGTGTTCGATAAGCACACCAACGAACCGCTGTACCTGGGTCGGGCCAGACGGTGTGCGAGTACGTCGCAGCGGTTGATGTTGTTTGCGATGGAGCGTGGCTGCACCAAACCGGGTTGCACTGTGCCGGCGTATTACACGCAGGTTCATCACGCGGTCGCTGACTGGGCCGCTGACGGGCAGACCGATATCACCGATCTGACGTTGGCGTGTGGGCCGGACAATCGGATCGTCGGACCCGGCGGGTATCGGACCCGTAAACGCAAGGATGGGCGCACCGAGTGGTTACCGCCGCCGCAGTTGGATACCGGGCAGGCGCGGGTGAACAACTACCACCATCCGGAGCGCTACCTCATCCCCGACGAACACACCGACACCGACGGTGACGGGGACGACTGTTGCAACCCACCCGGCGACAACGACCGCGACGCTGGCTGA
- a CDS encoding ethanolamine utilization protein EutH — protein MAMLGNIAIYLMMTFVIIGAVSLAFRGDRGIGHEFKEGLYALGPLFIPVAGIMASLPYLAWFVENVLGKLYEPFGADAAMAATTLIASDMGAYQLANVTADSTGAWITASVNGFLVGATISFIIPVGLAMLDVRDHKYFALGIMSGILTVPLGVLVTMAILILNHGTVRGEVATDGPSTVGFDGYTLLDVFINLLPVIIVTVAIAAGLYFATRAMITGFIWFGRFLNTGIYLVLALAIVEHVTGLFSQWFGWWNFDPIIADADDQMRALEVVGNVAIVLAGAFPLVYAIRTYLDKPLTVVGARMGISAEGTAGLLAATTNMLAAYHLIRHMPAKDKVLVVAFGTTCSALIGDHLAFTANFQPNMIAPLMIGKIAAGVTAMLLALWIAVPTAQRLEREQAALEAAGEGEATPQHA, from the coding sequence ATGGCCATGCTCGGAAACATCGCCATATACCTGATGATGACGTTCGTCATCATCGGTGCCGTCTCGCTAGCGTTCCGCGGTGACCGCGGTATCGGCCATGAGTTCAAGGAGGGCCTGTACGCGCTCGGCCCGCTGTTCATCCCGGTGGCGGGCATCATGGCGAGCCTGCCGTATCTGGCCTGGTTCGTCGAGAACGTGCTCGGCAAGCTCTACGAACCGTTCGGTGCCGACGCGGCCATGGCGGCCACCACGCTGATCGCCAGCGACATGGGCGCCTACCAGCTCGCCAATGTCACCGCGGACTCGACGGGCGCCTGGATCACCGCCTCGGTCAACGGTTTTCTGGTGGGTGCGACGATCTCGTTCATCATCCCGGTGGGCCTGGCCATGCTGGATGTGCGCGACCACAAGTACTTCGCGCTGGGCATCATGAGCGGCATCCTGACCGTGCCGCTGGGCGTGCTGGTGACGATGGCGATCCTGATCCTCAACCACGGCACCGTGCGCGGCGAGGTCGCCACCGACGGTCCGTCGACTGTCGGCTTCGACGGCTACACCCTGCTGGACGTGTTCATCAACCTGTTGCCGGTCATCATCGTGACCGTCGCGATCGCGGCGGGGCTGTACTTCGCGACCCGCGCCATGATCACCGGGTTCATCTGGTTCGGCCGGTTCCTCAACACCGGCATCTATCTGGTGCTGGCGCTGGCGATCGTGGAGCACGTGACCGGCCTGTTCAGCCAGTGGTTCGGCTGGTGGAACTTCGATCCGATCATCGCCGACGCCGACGACCAGATGCGCGCGCTGGAGGTCGTGGGCAACGTCGCGATCGTGCTCGCGGGGGCGTTCCCGCTGGTGTACGCGATCCGCACCTATCTCGACAAGCCGCTCACCGTCGTCGGGGCGCGGATGGGGATCAGCGCGGAGGGCACCGCGGGTCTGCTCGCGGCGACCACCAACATGCTGGCGGCCTACCACCTGATCCGGCACATGCCGGCCAAGGACAAGGTGCTGGTGGTGGCATTCGGCACCACTTGTTCGGCGCTCATCGGCGATCACCTGGCCTTCACGGCGAACTTCCAGCCGAACATGATCGCGCCGTTGATGATCGGCAAGATCGCCGCAGGTGTGACGGCCATGCTGCTGGCGTTGTGGATCGCGGTTCCCACCGCGCAGCGGTTGGAGCGCGAGCAGGCCGCGCTGGAGGCCGCCGGCGAGGGCGAGGCCACACCTCAGCACGCCTGA